A segment of the Lelliottia amnigena genome:
GGAGAGCTGATGCGGATAGCGCTTCGCTGCATCTGCCGCAAGCCCAACCTGCTCTAACACCTCGGCCACTTTTTCCGAAATCTGCGTTTCGCCGTGGATTTTTAACGGCTCCGAAAGCGTGCGCGAAATCATATGGTTTGGATGCAGCGACGCCCACGGGTCCTGAAAAACCATCTGCACGTTGCGACGCAGCGCGCCCGTGAAACGGGCTTCGGGTTTCAGGTGTTCGCCCAGCAGCGAGAGGCTGCCGCTCCACTGGCGCTGGAGACCGGCGAGCACGCGAAGAAGGGTTGATTTGCCGCAGCCGGATTCGCCGATCAGGCTAAACGTTTCGCCTTTTTCAATGGTAAAACTTGCTGCGGACACCGCCATTTTCTCGCCAAACGCGACCTGTAACTGACTGACTTCAACGAGCGCCATTGTTCGACTTCTCCCATGTCTGAGTGCGATCCAGCGTGGGCAGCATTTGCCCGTAGGTACTGGCATTGGGCCGACAGGTCCACAGCGTGCGGGTGTACGGATGGGTGGCCTGCGAAAGGCGATTCGCCGCCATTTCATCGACTTTTTCACCCTGATACATCACCAGCACCCGGTCGCAGTGCTCCGCCACCAGCGGTAAATCGTGGCTGATCAGCAGCATGGCCATCTGGCGCTGTTCGCACTGCTGCACCAGCAGCTCAAGGATTTGATTGCGCAGCCGGGCATCAAGCGCAGAGGTTGGCTCATCGGCAATCAGCACCTTCGGGTTATTCATCAGGGCAATGGCGATCATCACCCGCTGGCCCATGCCGCCTGATAACTCGCCGGGGTAACGGGACAATACTGCATCGTTTAGCCCGACGGCGTGGATCATCTCGCGAACGCGTTCCGCCCGCTCTTTACGCGACAAAGATTGATGCAGGGTGAGTGCTTCTTCGAGCTGCGCCGCAACGTTTTTTACCGGATTGAGCGCGTAGCGCGGATCCTGAAGCACCATTGCAATTCCGTTGCCGCGTAGCGCCTGCCAGCGACGGTTATTCAGGGTCAGCAGATCGTTGCCCAGCACGTTAAGTTGGCGAGCGCTCACCACGCCAGGCTGGCGCACCAGCCCCATTAATGCACGGGCGGACATGGATTTGCCCGAACCGGATTCGCCCACCAGCGCCAGCCGTTCTTTGCCCAAGGTAAAGCTGAGATTGTTGACCACGCGCGCGGCGGGGTAGTCGATATTCAGCGCGTCGACGATAACGCGGGGTTCAGTCATGATGCGGCTCCAGTATGTCGCGCAGGCCATCGCCCAATAAATTAAACGCCAGGCTGGCGAACAAAATCGCGCCGCCCGGAATGGCGGCAATCCACCACTGGTCGAAAATCACCTGCATGCCGTCGGCGATCATCGCTCCCCATTCGGCCATCGGCGGACGCGCGCCCAAACCGAGGAAACCCAGCCCGGCTGCAGCCAAAATAATCCCTGCCAGATCGAGCGCCAGACGCACAATCGCAGAGGGTAAACACAGCGGCAGAATGTGCCCGAGCAATAATCTCCCGCCGCGAATTCCCATCATCTCGGCGGCAGCCAGATAATCGCTGTGGCGCAGACGCTGAATTTCACTTCGCGCCTGACGCGCATACGCCGGCCAGGTAGTGAGTGCTAACGCCA
Coding sequences within it:
- the gsiA_4 gene encoding ABC transporter, producing MALVEVSQLQVAFGEKMAVSAASFTIEKGETFSLIGESGCGKSTLLRVLAGLQRQWSGSLSLLGEHLKPEARFTGALRRNVQMVFQDPWASLHPNHMISRTLSEPLKIHGETQISEKVAEVLEQVGLAADAAKRYPHQLSGGQRQRVAIARALLLRPQLLLLDEPTSALDMSVQAEILNLLNRLKQQHGMTYLLVSHDADVIAHMSDRAAFMAHGQIQQVFDRQAMLNGEHRMG
- the gsiA_5 gene encoding ABC transporter, which translates into the protein MTEPRVIVDALNIDYPAARVVNNLSFTLGKERLALVGESGSGKSMSARALMGLVRQPGVVSARQLNVLGNDLLTLNNRRWQALRGNGIAMVLQDPRYALNPVKNVAAQLEEALTLHQSLSRKERAERVREMIHAVGLNDAVLSRYPGELSGGMGQRVMIAIALMNNPKVLIADEPTSALDARLRNQILELLVQQCEQRQMAMLLISHDLPLVAEHCDRVLVMYQGEKVDEMAANRLSQATHPYTRTLWTCRPNASTYGQMLPTLDRTQTWEKSNNGAR